The Pseudomonas entomophila genome segment GGTTGCCGGCCTGGCGCTGATCCTGGGTATCGACCGCTTCATGTCCGAAGCCCGCGCCCTGACCAACCTGATCGGTAACGCCGTGGCCACCGTGGTGGTGGCCAAGTGGGTCAAGGAGCTGGACACCGACACCCTGCAGGCGGAGCTGGCTTCCGGTGGCTCGCCGCTGGTCGACACCCGTCCGACCGACGACCTCGGCGTGGCCGAAGGCCCGGCGCGTTGATAGACGTGTGAAATGCCAAAAGGCGACCTTCGGGTCGCCTTTTTTGTGCCGCTGCCCCGCGATCCGATCCGTAGGAGCCAGTCTTGCTGGCGAACCAGGCGCCGCGATGCATGGCACCGGCTGCGCCGGTGTTCGCCGGCAAGGCCGGCTCCTACAACGATCGTGGTTACTCGACCCGGGTCTGGCCGCTGTACACCAGAATCTCCCGGCATCGCCGGCACAGGTACCGCCGCCCCTGGCGCACCAGCTTGTGCCGCTGCGCGGTGAACGGGAAATCGCTCTCCGGGCACGGGCAACGGTAGATGTAGCGCGTCGCCACTCGCCGTTGCACCTCATAGTTGTGGCAGCGATTCGGCGGCAGCTCGTACACCCCGCGCATGATCAGTTGCCACTCCTCGCCGTGGGCCTGGATCTTGTCACCAAACAACTGGTGGGCCACCAGGTGCGCCACTTCATGGGCCACGGTCTGGCGCAGGAAGTCGTCTTGGTTCTCGCGGTACAGCTGCAGGTTGAAGCGCAGCAGGTTCTCGTGCAGGTGGGCGACGCCGGCCTTCTGGCCGCGCAGCTTGAAGCTGACCTGCGGGCGCGGGAAGGGGCGTTTGAAGAAGGCTTCGGCTTGCTGGTAACAGGTTTCGACGCGTTGTTTGAGCAGCTCGGGCATGGCGGGGCAATTCTCCTGACCGGGCATTATGCCGTAGGCGACGGGCGGCTGCCGAGCCGCCGGTCAGGCACACGAAACGAAGCCGCCTTGCGGCGGCTTCGGGTGATGCCCCAGTGTTGGTTGGATCTGATTTTGATGCGTCAGTTGGTGTAGACGGGCCCCACGCCCAGTCCCCAGATGATCACGGTCGCGGCCATGATCGCCACCAGTACCACCAGGCCCACCGCCAGCACCGAACTGGAGAACAGGAAGCCTTCGTCTGATGGGATGTTCATGAACGTCGGCAAGCCGACATACAGCAGGTACACGGTGTAGCAGATCGCCGCCGTGCCGATCAGCATGCCCAGCCACAGGTGCGGGTACAGCGCCGCGAGGCCGCCGATGAACAGCGGGGTGGCGGTGTAGGTGGCGAAGGCGATGCATTGCGCCATGCTCGGGTTGGCGTCGTAGGTGCGGGCCATCCAGTGGATGAAGGCGCCCATCACCGCCACCCCGGCGAGCATCGCCAGGTAGGACATGATGCTCATCCACAGGGCGCTTTCCATGGTCAGCATCACCGCTGGCCGGTCGCCAATCACCCAGCCGACCTGGGTGGTGCCGATGAACGCCGACACGGCAGGGATCGCCGCGAGGATCAGCGTGTGGGTCAGGTACATGTGGCTGATGCTTTCTTCCTCGCCACGAATCTCCCGCCACTCCTGGTCAGGGTGGGTAAACAGCCCTACAACGTGATGAATCATGCCGGTCACTCCTATCGTCGTTGCCAAACGCCCCCCAGATGGAGCGCTTGTGGCCCGAGGCCCGAACACCGATGCAAGCGGTCGTGTGGCCTTATGTCGCAGTATAGGAAGCGGATCCTGGCACAAACCTGGCTTTTTAGAGCAAATTGCGCTGTCAGGCCTGGTGCTGATTCCCTTGAAGTCTTTATCGGAATGCCCTACTGCACTGCCAGGTTTGTGCGTAAAATAGCCCGCTTTTGTCACACCTCGCGGATCCAAGCGCTATGGGCACCCTTTCGGTCAACCAGAACAAACTGCAAAAACGCCTGCGTCGTCTCGCCGGCGAAGCCATCACCGACTACAACATGATCGAGGATGGCGACAAGGTCATGGTCTGCCTGTCCGGCGGCAAGGACAGCTACACCATGCTCGACGTTCTGTTGCACCTGCAGAAGGTGGCGCCGATCAAGTTCGACATCGTCGCGGTGAACATGGACCAGAAGCAGCCGGGCTTCCCCGAGCACGTGCTGCCCGCTTATCTGAAAGAACTGGGCGTCGAGTACCACATCGTCGAGAAGGATACCTACTCGGTGGTCAAGGAGCTGGTGCCCGAGGGCAAGACCACCTGCTCGCTGTGTTCGCGCCTGCGCCGCGGCACCCTGTACACCTTCGCCGACGAGATCGGCGCGACCAAGATGGCCCTGGGGCATCACCGCGACGACATCGTCGAGACCTTCTTCCTCAACATGTTCTTCAACGGCGCGCTCAAGGGCATGCCACCGAAGCTGCGCGCCGACGACGGCCGCAACGTGGTGATCCGCCCGCTGGCCTACTGCAGCGAGAAGGATATCCAGGCCTACTCGGACATGAAGGAATTCCCGATCATCCCGTGCAACCTGTGCGGTTCACAGGAGAACCTGCAGCGCCAGGTGGTCAAGGATATGCTGGTGGAGTGGGAGCGCAAGCACCCGGGCCGTACCGAGAGCATCTTCCGCGCCCTGCAGAACGTGGCGCCGTCGCAGCTGGCCGACCGTAACCTGTTCGATTTCACCAGCCTGAAGATCGACGAGAGCGCCACCCCGCGCTTCCTCGACGTGCTGAACATCTGACCGCATGCGCGACTATCAGTGGTTGCACGAGTACTGCCTGAACCGCTTCGGTTCGGCCCAGGCGCTGGAAGCCTTCCTGCCGCAGCCGCTTACGGCCGCGCAATTGCGTGATATCCCGGACGATCGCTACCTGTCGACGCTGGCCCTGCGCGTGTTCCGCGCCGGGCTCAAGCACAGCCTGGTGGACGCGAAGTGGCCGGCGTTCGAGCAGGTGTTCTTCGGTTTCGACCCGGAAAAGGTCGTGCTGATGGGCGCCGAGCACCTGGAGCGGCTGATGCATGACGAGCGCATCATCCGCCACCTGGGCAAGCTCAAGAGCGTGCCGCGCAATGCCCAGATGGTGCTGGACGTGGCGAAGGAGAAGGGCAGTTTTGGCGCATTCATCGCCGGCTGGCCCGAGACCGATATCGTCGGGTTGTGGAAGTACCTGGCCAAGCATGGCAACCAGCTGGGCGGGTTGTCGGCACCACGCTTCCTGCGCATGGTCGGCAAGGATACGTTCATTCCCACCGATGACATGGCGGCGGCGTTGATCGCCCAGAAGATCATCGACAAGCCGCCGACCAGCCAACGTGACCTGGCGTTGGTGCAGCAGGCGTTCAACCAGTGGCATGCAGAAAGCGGGCGACCGCTGTGCCAGTTGTCGGTGATGCTGGCGCATACCGTCAATCATTGAGATCAGTTGTAATGCCATCGCGGGGCAAGTCGCATCGGCGCACCGCCGCGATAGCGTTCAGCTTGCTTCGCCCGCCAAGCGCCGCTCCTGCTGGAACTTCCAGCGCACGAACAGCAGCCCGCTGACGAACAACCCCAGGCTCACTAGCAACTCCACCCAGCCGAACACCGCCCGCGCCGGGTCGAACGCAGCCAGCACGCCCTTGATGAAGTAGATGTTGACCACGAAGCAGGTCCAGGCATGCGCCCGGGCGCTGCCCATGAGCATGCCCGGCAGCAACAACAGCAACGGGATCAGCTCGATGGCCATGATCACCTCGACCCGCGCCCCGTGCAGGTCGGCGAACCACAGGTTGTTCACCACCAGCAGGGCGATCAGGCCAAAGAAACAAGCCAGGCTCACGGCGCGGGTGAAACGCACGCGTGGTGCCAGCCAGTCCAGCGGCGGCAGTACCTTGGGCTTCCTAGCCACGTTGCCCCTCCAGGGCCTTGGCGGTGTTCGCCAGGCGTTGGCCGAGGGCACGGCACAGGGTGATCTCGTGCGGGTCCAGCTCGCGCTTGCCATCGGCGCCGGCATGGTGGCTGGCGCCGTAGGGTGTGCCGCCGCCGCGGGTCTCGAGCAGCGCCGATTCGCTGTAGGGCAGGCCCATCACCAGCATGCCGTGGTGCATCAGCGGCAGCATCATCGACAGCAGGGTGGTTTCCTGGCCGCCGTGCAAGCTGGCGGTGGAGGTGAACACGCCGGCCGGCTTGCCCACCAGTTCGCCACCCAGCCACAGGCTGCTGGTGCCGTCGAGGAAGTACTTGAGCGGCGCGGCCATGTTGCCGAAGCGGGTCGGGCTGCCCAGCACCAGGCCTGCGCAGTGGCGTAGGTCGTCGAGGGTGGCGTACAGCGCGCCGCTGGCCGGAATGTCCGGGGCCACGGCTTCGCATTCGGTGGAAATCGCCGGCACGGTGCGCAGGCGTGCCTCCAGCCCGGCCATCTCGACGCCGCGGGCGATATGCCGGGCCATTTCGCTGGTCGAACCGTGGCGGCTGTAATACAGCACCAGGATATAGGGTTCGCTCACGGCAGGATCTCCAGGACTCTTTCCGGTGGGCGACCGACCACGGCTTTGTCACCGACAACGAGGATCGGGCGCTCGATCAGCTTGGGGTGCTTGGCCATGGCGTCGATCAGTTGGGCGTCGGTCAGGGCCGGGTTGGCCAGGTCGAGGGCCTTGTACTCGTCTTCGCCGGTGCGCAGCAGTTGGCGCGCGTCGATGCCCAGCTTGCCGAGCAGTTGCGCGAGCGTGGCGGCGTCGGGTGGGGTCTCGAGGTAGCGCACGATGGTCGGCGCCAGGCCGCGTGCCTCGAGCAGTTCCAGGGCGCCGCGGGATTTCGAGCAGCGCGGGTTATGATAGAGGGTCAGATCGGTCATGACGGGTCGCATCCAGCTGGGTGTGGCGGCTATTCTAACCGCAGCGACCGACTTCAATGCTTGAAAACTTCGAGAAGGATTGACCCATGGCAAGGCGTTTGGCAGCTGCACTGGCCATCACCGCGAGCCTGTTGCTCGGCGGCTGCGGTGCGGACTACGGCGTGGACCAGCACGGCAACACGGTGAAGGCCGAGCAGATCGACGGGCACTGGCTGGTGCTCAATTACTGGGCCGAATGGTGCGGCCCGTGCCGCACGGAAATCCCCGAGCTCAATGCCGCTGCCAAGCAGTGGGAGGCCCAGGGCATCAAGGTGGTGGGGGTGAACTTCGATGGCCTGCAAGGGCCGGACCTCAAGAGCGCCGCCGACACGCTGGGCATCGGTTTCACCGTGCTCGCCCAGGACCCGGCCGAACGCTACGAGCTGCCACGCAGCGAGGCGTTGCCGGTGACCTACATTATCGACGACAAGGGCAAGGTGCGTGAGCAACTGATGGGCGAGCAGACGCTCGAAGGGCTGCAGGCCAAGATCAAGGCGCTCAAAGGCGGCGCCTGAAAGTTCGCCAGCAAGCGGTCTCCCACGGTTCCTGTAGGAGGCCGCTTGCTGGCGAACAGGCGTTGAAGCTCAGCTTTCCTCAGGCCAGAAGCGCAAAGGCTTGCCCTCAACCGGCCAGAAGCGGATCTGCTCGATTGGCGACACATCCCAGCGCTGCACCGTTTCCAGCGCCTGCAAGAAGCGCTTCTCCTGGTCCATCAACGCCGGCGCACACAGCTTGCGGGTCTTGCCGACCTTGCCGAAGCTGATGCGCTCGCCCTCCAGTGTGTAGGGGGCGAACCAGTGGTTGCAGCCAGCGTTACCGTAGGCGCGACCGTCGTTGGCCAGGGTCAGTGTCAGGTGGCTGTAGTCGATCAGTGGGCGTTCACCGATCCACTCCAGCACATAGCTCTGCTCCTGTTGCAGCTTCGAAGGCTCCGACGCGCAGCCGGCCAGGGCTGCGGCAATCAGCGCGGTGGTCAGCAGCTGTTTCACTCAGGCACGCTCCCGGCACTGCGGGCACAGGTGTTTGTCACCCTGGCTGGCCCAACCCAGCTCCGCCACGCGGGCACTGGCGGCCGGAGCATGGCCTTTCTTGCCCAGCTTGGCGTCGACGGCGAATTCGAAGTCCAGTACCGCTTCGCAGCTGTCGCACTTGACCTGCCAGTTGAGGATCTCCAGCTCGTTGAACACTGGGCCCTTGGCCACGGCGACCCACTGGCCGCGCGGGTTGATCAAGTGGCGCACGGTCTCGACGGTCAGGCGCATGGACAAGTCCTTGCTGCCTTTGAGGGTGACCAGGAGCACGTCGTCCTTCTGGATCGAGCCGCCGTTGCCGGTGACCTGGTAGCGGCCTGGCACCAGTGCGCGGCACTCGATCAGGGTGTGTTGCGGGTTGAAAAGGGTGTAGCGGAAATCGTGTTCGACCATGGGTCCTCCAGAATTGCCGCGTATCCTAGCATCAACTTTCGACGATGTTCTGCGGATTGCCTGCCGCCCAGCGGCTGATGTTGTCGAGCGTGGTGGTGGCGATGGCGTCCAGCGCCTCACGGGTCAGGAACGCCTGGTGCGCGGTGACGATCACGTTGGGGAAGGTCAGCAGGCGCGCCAGCACGTCGTCCTGCAGCGGCAGGTCGGAGCGGTCCTCGAAGAACAGCTGCGCCTCTTCTTCATACACATCCAGCCCCAGATGGCCGAGCTGGCCGCTCTTGAGCGCGTCGACCAGCGCCGGCGTGTCGACCAGCGCGCCGCGGCCGGTGTTGATCAGCATGGCGCCGGGTTGCAGTTGGGCCAGGCTTTGGGCGTTGATCAGGTGGCGGGTGTGCTCGGTCAGCGGGCAGTGCAGGCTGACGATCCGCGACGCGCGCAGCAGCTCGGGCAACGCCAGGTAACGGGCGCCCAGGGCCAGCAGTTCGGGGTTGGGGTAGGGGTCATAGGCCAGCAGTTGGCAGCCGAAACCGGCCATGATGCGCGCGAACGCGGCGCCAATCTGGCCGGTGCCGATCACGCCGACGGTCTTGCCGTGCAGGTCGAAGCCGGTCAGCCCGTGCAGGGTGAAGTCGCCCTCGCGGGTGCGATTGTAGGCGCGGTGCAGACGGCGGTTGAGGGCCAGGATCAGTGCCACGGCGTGTTCGGCGACGGCATGGGGCGAGTAGGCCGGCACTCGCGCCACGGCCAGGCCCAGGCGTTTGGCGGCGGCCAGGTCGACGTGGTTGTAGCCGGCCGAGCGCAGGGCGACCAGGCGCGTGCCGCCAGCGGCCAGGCGCTCGAGAACCTGGGCGTCGAGCGCGTCATTGATGAAGGCGCAGACTACTTCGAAGCCCTGGGCCAGGGGGGCGGTGTCGAGGGTCAGGCGGGTGGGTTGGAAGTGCAGGTCGAAGGCGCCGCTGGCGGCGCGGGTGAAACTTTCCTGATCGTAGTGCTGGCTGCTGAACAACAGGGTGCGCATGGCGGGGCTCCTTGAAATGGCGGGGGCGGCTGTTCGCCGGCAAGCCGGCTCCTACATGATTTGAGGTGCAGGAGCCGGCTTGCCGGCGAATATCAGGCGCTTTGGCGCGCGTGTTCCGCAAGCCGGTCGATGGCTCGGTCCAGTTCGTCCAGCGCTACTTGCGCTTGGGGGCTGTCCTGCTTGAGCAGGGTCTCGCTACGTTGGCAGGCCGCGCGCAGCTGTGGCACGCCGCAATAACGCGAGGCGCCGTTGAGGCGATGCACGCGCTCGATCATCGCGGTGCGGTCGGCCGCCTCACGGGCCGCGCGGATAGCGTCGCGGTCCGACTCCAGTGACGCCAGCAGCATGGCCAGCATGTCCGCCGCCAGGTCCGGTTTGCCGGCGGCCAGGCGCAGGCCTTCCTCCGGGTCGAGGACCTTCAGTTCCGTACTGTCGGCTGGGCGCTCGCTGGTGCGTTCCGGTGGTGGCGCGCCCAGGCTCAGGCCCGTCCACTTCATCACCACTTGGGCCAGCTGCCGCTCGCTGATCGGCTTGGTCAGGTAGTCGTCCATCCCGCTGTGCAGCAGGGCGCGCTTTTCATTGGCCATGGCGTGGGCGGTGAGCGCGACGATCGGCAGTGGCTGGCCGCGCTGGCTGCTTTCCCATTGGCGGATCTGCTCGGTGCAGGCGCGGCCATCCATGCCGGGCATCTGCACGTCCATCAGCACCAGGTCGAAGGGCTCGTCCTGCACCGCTTGTACCGCGGCATAGCCGTTGTCCACCGCCAGCACCTCGGCGCCCATGCCTTCGAGCAAGGTCTGCACCAGCAGCAGGTTGGCGGGGTTGTCGTCGACGCAGAGGATCTTCGGTACGCGCTGGCCATTGCCGGGGCGTTGTTCGCTGGCGGGACGGCGCGGTTGGATCAGCTCGACCAACAGCCTGCGCAGCTTGCGGGTGCAGGTCGGCTTGGCCAGCAACTGGCCGTGGGCGTTGGGCAGGTAGGGGTGGTAGAGCGGCTGTTCGGTGGTGGGGCAGAGCACCACGCACTGGCAACCCAGGCGCTCGAGCTGCTGGTGATACTGGCCGAGCTGTTCCGGCGCCAGGTTGCCCAGGTTGGCGCCGAGCACGGCGAACTCGAATGGCTGGCCGGCCTGCGCGGCAGCCTGCACGCCCTGCAGCATCTGGTCGTAGGAGGCGAACAGGCTGACCGCCAGGCCACAATCCTCGAGTTGGTGCTCCAGGGCCTGGCGGGCCAGGTCATGGCCATCGACGATCGCCACCCGGCGCCCCACCAGCACCTGCACAGGTTGCTCTTCGGCGTCGTCATGCGCCCGTGGCAGGTTGAGGCTGATCCAGAATTGCGAGCCTTCGCCGGGGGTGCTGTCGACCCCGATCTCACCGCCCATCTGCTCGATCAGGCGCTTGGAGATCACCAGCCCCAGGCCAGTGCCGCCCGGTTGGCGCGACAGCGAGTTGTCGGCCTGGCTGAAGGCCTGGAACAGGGTGCGCACATCCTGGGGCGAGAGGCCGATGCCGGTGTCCTGCACGCTGATGCGCAGTTGCACGGTGTCTTCCTGGTCGTCCTCGAGCATGGCGCGCACGACGATGGTGCCTTCGCGGGTGAACTTGATGGCGTTGCTCACCAGGTTGGTGAGGATCTGCTTGAGCCGCAGCGGGTCGCCGACCAGCGACAGCGGGGTGTCGCGGTACACCAGGCTGAGCAGTTCCAGCTGTTTGGCGTGGGCGGCCGGGGCGAGGATGGTCAGGGTGTCCTGGATCAGGTCGCGCAGGTTGAACGGGATGCTGTCGAGCACCAGCTTGCCGGCCTCGATCTTGGAGAAGTCGAGGATCTCGTTGATGATCCCCAGCAGGTTGTCGGCGGATTTTTCGATGGTGCCGAGGTAGTCAAGCTGGCGAGGGGTGAGCTCGCTCTTCTGCAGCAGGTGGGTGAAGCCGAGGATGCCGTTCAACGGCGTGCGGATCTCATGGCTCATGTTGGCCAGGAACTCGGACTTGATGCGGCTGGCCTCCAGGGCTTCCTTGCGCGCCATGTCCAGCTCGATGTTCTGGATTTCGATGGTCTCCAGGTTCTGGCGCACGTCCTCGGTGGCCTGGTCGATGCTGTGCTGCAACTCTTCATGGGCGCTGTGCAGGGTTTCGGCCATGCGGTTGATGCCGGCGGCCAGTTCGTCGAGCTCATGGCTACCCATGGCGGGCAGGCGTTCTTCGAGGTGGCCGTCCTTGAGCTGGTTGACCGTGTGCTTGATGCGGTTGATCGGGCCGTTGATGGTGCGGCTCATGCGCACGGCGAGCAGCGCCGTCAGGCTCAGGCAGACGATGATCAGCAGCAGGCTGGTGAACAGGTTGCGGTAGCCGCGCAGCAAGGTGCCGTCGTGGGACAGCTCGATCTCGACCCAGCCCAGCAGGCGCTCGGCTTCGGCGGGGATGGCGTCGGTGGCCAGGTCGCGGTGGTGGCCGAATACCGGCATCAGGTAGCGGGTGGCATCGTTGCCCGTGCGTTGCAGCAGCTGCGTACCGGTGCCGCCGCTGGGGGGCTGGTTGAGCATGCTCGGGCCGGCATGGGCCAGGCGCGTCCGGTCGGCGGCCAGGAAAGCCACGGCGCGCACATCGGTCTGTTCCAGTGCCTGGGCGGCGATGCGCTCCAGTTGCGCGGGCGCCTGGCGGGCCAGGGCCGGTGCCGCCAGTGGCGCCAGCTGTTCGGCGATCATCTTGCCGCGTTGCAGCAGCTGCGTGCGCAATTCATTCTGCTGCAGCCAGGTGAAATAGCTGCCCAGCACCAGGGCCATCAAGCTGGCGGGCAGCAGGGCGAGCAACAGCACGCGGCTGCGGATTCCCAAACGGTCGAGCACACCTATCTCCTGTCATGTGCCTAAATGCGCGATTGCGCTTCAGCGGGGAACGTTACTCCGGGCTTGATGGCAATGCACTTATTTGTCTGTGTTTTTGTTTTCGGCGGCACTCGCCGTTTGCGTAGGCGCCAGCTGGCTGGCGAACCCATTCCCTGCGTATTCAAAGGCTATGCCTTGCATCGTCAGCAAGCATGCGCCTACAGCAGAGGTCGGCTGCGCTGGTCGTGGCACGGTTGCCTTGGCCGGGCGGCATGCTCAATAATCGCGCAACTGAGAATTTATGACAGTTGCCAATGAATCCCGTAGCTATTCATGCGACCAGTATCCTCGCC includes the following:
- a CDS encoding DUF2069 domain-containing protein, whose protein sequence is MARKPKVLPPLDWLAPRVRFTRAVSLACFFGLIALLVVNNLWFADLHGARVEVIMAIELIPLLLLLPGMLMGSARAHAWTCFVVNIYFIKGVLAAFDPARAVFGWVELLVSLGLFVSGLLFVRWKFQQERRLAGEAS
- a CDS encoding META domain-containing protein; amino-acid sequence: MKQLLTTALIAAALAGCASEPSKLQQEQSYVLEWIGERPLIDYSHLTLTLANDGRAYGNAGCNHWFAPYTLEGERISFGKVGKTRKLCAPALMDQEKRFLQALETVQRWDVSPIEQIRFWPVEGKPLRFWPEES
- a CDS encoding SprT family zinc-dependent metalloprotease, with translation MPELLKQRVETCYQQAEAFFKRPFPRPQVSFKLRGQKAGVAHLHENLLRFNLQLYRENQDDFLRQTVAHEVAHLVAHQLFGDKIQAHGEEWQLIMRGVYELPPNRCHNYEVQRRVATRYIYRCPCPESDFPFTAQRHKLVRQGRRYLCRRCREILVYSGQTRVE
- a CDS encoding TlpA disulfide reductase family protein encodes the protein MARRLAAALAITASLLLGGCGADYGVDQHGNTVKAEQIDGHWLVLNYWAEWCGPCRTEIPELNAAAKQWEAQGIKVVGVNFDGLQGPDLKSAADTLGIGFTVLAQDPAERYELPRSEALPVTYIIDDKGKVREQLMGEQTLEGLQAKIKALKGGA
- a CDS encoding 2-hydroxyacid dehydrogenase gives rise to the protein MRTLLFSSQHYDQESFTRAASGAFDLHFQPTRLTLDTAPLAQGFEVVCAFINDALDAQVLERLAAGGTRLVALRSAGYNHVDLAAAKRLGLAVARVPAYSPHAVAEHAVALILALNRRLHRAYNRTREGDFTLHGLTGFDLHGKTVGVIGTGQIGAAFARIMAGFGCQLLAYDPYPNPELLALGARYLALPELLRASRIVSLHCPLTEHTRHLINAQSLAQLQPGAMLINTGRGALVDTPALVDALKSGQLGHLGLDVYEEEAQLFFEDRSDLPLQDDVLARLLTFPNVIVTAHQAFLTREALDAIATTTLDNISRWAAGNPQNIVES
- the wrbA gene encoding NAD(P)H:quinone oxidoreductase → MSEPYILVLYYSRHGSTSEMARHIARGVEMAGLEARLRTVPAISTECEAVAPDIPASGALYATLDDLRHCAGLVLGSPTRFGNMAAPLKYFLDGTSSLWLGGELVGKPAGVFTSTASLHGGQETTLLSMMLPLMHHGMLVMGLPYSESALLETRGGGTPYGASHHAGADGKRELDPHEITLCRALGQRLANTAKALEGQRG
- the arsC gene encoding arsenate reductase (glutaredoxin) (This arsenate reductase requires both glutathione and glutaredoxin to convert arsenate to arsenite, after which the efflux transporter formed by ArsA and ArsB can extrude the arsenite from the cell, providing resistance.) — protein: MTDLTLYHNPRCSKSRGALELLEARGLAPTIVRYLETPPDAATLAQLLGKLGIDARQLLRTGEDEYKALDLANPALTDAQLIDAMAKHPKLIERPILVVGDKAVVGRPPERVLEILP
- a CDS encoding DNA-3-methyladenine glycosylase I, yielding MRDYQWLHEYCLNRFGSAQALEAFLPQPLTAAQLRDIPDDRYLSTLALRVFRAGLKHSLVDAKWPAFEQVFFGFDPEKVVLMGAEHLERLMHDERIIRHLGKLKSVPRNAQMVLDVAKEKGSFGAFIAGWPETDIVGLWKYLAKHGNQLGGLSAPRFLRMVGKDTFIPTDDMAAALIAQKIIDKPPTSQRDLALVQQAFNQWHAESGRPLCQLSVMLAHTVNH
- the ttcA gene encoding tRNA 2-thiocytidine(32) synthetase TtcA, with amino-acid sequence MGTLSVNQNKLQKRLRRLAGEAITDYNMIEDGDKVMVCLSGGKDSYTMLDVLLHLQKVAPIKFDIVAVNMDQKQPGFPEHVLPAYLKELGVEYHIVEKDTYSVVKELVPEGKTTCSLCSRLRRGTLYTFADEIGATKMALGHHRDDIVETFFLNMFFNGALKGMPPKLRADDGRNVVIRPLAYCSEKDIQAYSDMKEFPIIPCNLCGSQENLQRQVVKDMLVEWERKHPGRTESIFRALQNVAPSQLADRNLFDFTSLKIDESATPRFLDVLNI
- a CDS encoding response regulator encodes the protein MLDRLGIRSRVLLLALLPASLMALVLGSYFTWLQQNELRTQLLQRGKMIAEQLAPLAAPALARQAPAQLERIAAQALEQTDVRAVAFLAADRTRLAHAGPSMLNQPPSGGTGTQLLQRTGNDATRYLMPVFGHHRDLATDAIPAEAERLLGWVEIELSHDGTLLRGYRNLFTSLLLIIVCLSLTALLAVRMSRTINGPINRIKHTVNQLKDGHLEERLPAMGSHELDELAAGINRMAETLHSAHEELQHSIDQATEDVRQNLETIEIQNIELDMARKEALEASRIKSEFLANMSHEIRTPLNGILGFTHLLQKSELTPRQLDYLGTIEKSADNLLGIINEILDFSKIEAGKLVLDSIPFNLRDLIQDTLTILAPAAHAKQLELLSLVYRDTPLSLVGDPLRLKQILTNLVSNAIKFTREGTIVVRAMLEDDQEDTVQLRISVQDTGIGLSPQDVRTLFQAFSQADNSLSRQPGGTGLGLVISKRLIEQMGGEIGVDSTPGEGSQFWISLNLPRAHDDAEEQPVQVLVGRRVAIVDGHDLARQALEHQLEDCGLAVSLFASYDQMLQGVQAAAQAGQPFEFAVLGANLGNLAPEQLGQYHQQLERLGCQCVVLCPTTEQPLYHPYLPNAHGQLLAKPTCTRKLRRLLVELIQPRRPASEQRPGNGQRVPKILCVDDNPANLLLVQTLLEGMGAEVLAVDNGYAAVQAVQDEPFDLVLMDVQMPGMDGRACTEQIRQWESSQRGQPLPIVALTAHAMANEKRALLHSGMDDYLTKPISERQLAQVVMKWTGLSLGAPPPERTSERPADSTELKVLDPEEGLRLAAGKPDLAADMLAMLLASLESDRDAIRAAREAADRTAMIERVHRLNGASRYCGVPQLRAACQRSETLLKQDSPQAQVALDELDRAIDRLAEHARQSA
- a CDS encoding Yip1 family protein; this encodes MIHHVVGLFTHPDQEWREIRGEEESISHMYLTHTLILAAIPAVSAFIGTTQVGWVIGDRPAVMLTMESALWMSIMSYLAMLAGVAVMGAFIHWMARTYDANPSMAQCIAFATYTATPLFIGGLAALYPHLWLGMLIGTAAICYTVYLLYVGLPTFMNIPSDEGFLFSSSVLAVGLVVLVAIMAATVIIWGLGVGPVYTN